A window from Dioscorea cayenensis subsp. rotundata cultivar TDr96_F1 chromosome 10, TDr96_F1_v2_PseudoChromosome.rev07_lg8_w22 25.fasta, whole genome shotgun sequence encodes these proteins:
- the LOC120270827 gene encoding MYB-like transcription factor ETC1, whose product MDKDYVGEEKMVKEMSSQEEDLIHRLHRLVGDRWEIIAGRLQNRRAEEVEEYWSIMEEKRRKEVEIIKPIAFRISSSFKFTMNSVDQETDH is encoded by the exons AAAAGATGGTGAAGGAGATGTCATCACAGGAAGAGGACTTGATACACCGGCTTCATCGTCTTGTAGGAGATCG GTGGGAAATAATAGCAGGAAGGCTTCAAAATAGAAGAGCGGAAGAAGTGGAAGAATACTGGAGCATAatggaggagaagagaagaaaggaagtgGAAATCATCAAACCAATCGCATTTAGAATCAGTTCATCCTTCAAATTCACCATGAATTCTGTTGATCAGGAAACTGATCATtaa